A single Gemmatimonadota bacterium DNA region contains:
- a CDS encoding Ppx/GppA phosphatase family protein, translated as MPNEAEGTHAGAQSQRPAPRADDVRIAAIGIGSNSIRQIVADVSPDGEIRVIDEMKAAPRLGEGVGQTGRIGEAAIRNALDALLRMATLTRQMGAVRTEAVATSAVRDAANGAEFIAAVRDTTGLTVRILDGDQEALLSYRSALAHFDLATGRAVVMDIGGGSLELALSADGLLDGLMSFPMGAITMTEQFFRKSRGRRELAELRRFARKELRAAVSRRDWHGARLIGSGGTFTNLAGMILSRQGMGRASGVHGTIVTRAEIEHLLDLLQGMSPSERQTVPGLSPARADIIVAGLAVAAEVMARIEARDLVVSAYGIREGLLLEAASITPAVADPGEARSRSVMQLAERSHYEAPHAQQVRRIALEIFDALAAKLELGPSDRAVLADAALLHDIGYHINFEAHHKHSYHLILHAELLGMTPAERVMVANVARYHRGAAPTAQHRAYAGLDRQLRRRIKRLAAILRVADGLDRGHASAVKDVDTELTRTEFVIRAIPASSSYDLRLELWGATRKCELLEEALGVPVRIEAA; from the coding sequence ATGCCGAACGAAGCTGAGGGGACGCACGCGGGCGCGCAATCGCAACGCCCAGCGCCACGTGCGGATGACGTTCGCATCGCGGCCATAGGCATCGGCTCCAATTCCATTCGCCAGATCGTTGCCGACGTATCTCCCGACGGAGAGATCCGCGTCATCGATGAGATGAAGGCCGCTCCGCGACTTGGCGAGGGCGTAGGCCAGACCGGGCGTATCGGGGAAGCCGCAATCCGCAACGCGCTCGACGCGCTGCTCCGCATGGCCACCCTCACGCGGCAGATGGGTGCTGTTCGCACCGAAGCTGTAGCCACCAGCGCCGTGCGAGACGCGGCGAACGGTGCCGAGTTCATCGCCGCCGTTCGCGACACGACCGGGCTGACGGTTCGCATTCTGGACGGCGATCAGGAAGCTCTGCTGTCTTACAGAAGTGCGCTGGCGCACTTCGACCTGGCGACGGGCCGGGCAGTAGTGATGGACATCGGCGGCGGCTCGCTCGAGCTGGCACTGAGCGCCGACGGTCTGCTCGACGGACTGATGTCGTTCCCCATGGGCGCCATCACGATGACTGAGCAGTTCTTTCGCAAGAGTCGCGGCCGCAGAGAACTTGCGGAGCTGCGTCGGTTCGCGCGCAAGGAGTTGCGCGCCGCAGTGTCCCGTCGCGACTGGCACGGCGCTCGTTTGATCGGTTCCGGCGGGACGTTCACCAATCTTGCCGGAATGATCCTGTCGCGGCAAGGCATGGGGCGCGCGTCGGGTGTTCACGGAACGATAGTTACACGCGCGGAGATCGAGCACCTGCTCGATCTGTTGCAGGGGATGTCACCGTCGGAACGGCAGACGGTGCCAGGGCTGTCGCCTGCGCGCGCGGACATCATAGTGGCGGGGCTCGCTGTTGCCGCAGAAGTGATGGCGCGCATCGAGGCGCGGGATCTGGTGGTGTCGGCGTATGGAATTCGCGAAGGGCTGCTGCTCGAAGCCGCGAGCATTACGCCTGCCGTCGCGGATCCGGGCGAGGCGCGCAGCCGCTCCGTGATGCAGCTCGCCGAGCGTTCGCATTACGAAGCACCGCACGCACAGCAGGTTCGGCGAATCGCGCTCGAGATCTTCGATGCACTTGCCGCGAAACTGGAGTTGGGCCCCAGCGACCGAGCGGTTCTCGCGGACGCCGCGCTGCTGCACGACATCGGGTATCACATAAACTTCGAAGCGCATCACAAGCATTCGTATCATCTGATCCTGCACGCCGAGCTGCTCGGCATGACACCGGCCGAGCGCGTGATGGTCGCGAATGTTGCACGATACCATCGTGGCGCGGCGCCGACCGCCCAGCATCGCGCGTATGCCGGCCTGGATCGCCAGCTCAGGCGCCGCATCAAGCGACTGGCCGCGATCCTGCGGGTTGCGGACGGGCTGGATCGCGGCCATGCCAGCGCCGTGAAGGACGTCGACACCGAACTCACGCGAACTGAATTCGTCATTCGGGCGATTCCAGCGTCGAGCTCCTATGATCTACGGCTCGAGCTGTGGGGCGCGACGCGGAAGTGCGAGCTGCTGGAGGAAGCGCTCGGGGTTCCCGTGCGGATCGAGGCTGCGTAG
- the phoU gene encoding phosphate signaling complex protein PhoU gives MTALQDAPNGFRHFHDQMDELKARLLAMSTRAEEMIEHAVDALLHNDQGIAEMVISSDAELNALEVEIEQRAVALLALQQPMARDLRFIVGAIRVSSDLERIGDHAVNIAQSSQRLIEQRATLVPDPEIEDMARRARLMLSDSLDAFLRSDGALGRRVCQADDAVDALHDSIFRILLTHMMGDARTITPSLELLLVSRNLERVADLATNIGEDAVYLAEGKQIKHHFED, from the coding sequence ATGACCGCCCTTCAGGACGCGCCGAACGGCTTTCGTCACTTTCACGATCAGATGGACGAGCTCAAGGCTCGGCTGCTCGCCATGTCCACACGCGCAGAGGAGATGATCGAGCACGCAGTCGATGCACTGCTCCACAACGATCAGGGGATCGCCGAAATGGTGATATCCAGCGACGCCGAGCTCAACGCGCTGGAAGTGGAGATCGAGCAGCGCGCGGTGGCACTGCTTGCATTGCAGCAGCCCATGGCGCGCGACCTTCGCTTCATCGTTGGCGCGATCCGGGTGTCCAGCGACCTCGAGCGAATCGGGGATCACGCGGTGAACATCGCGCAGTCATCGCAGCGCCTGATCGAGCAGCGCGCAACGCTCGTCCCCGATCCGGAGATCGAGGACATGGCGCGCCGCGCGCGACTGATGCTGAGCGATTCGCTGGATGCGTTTCTTCGCAGCGACGGGGCGCTCGGTAGAAGAGTCTGCCAGGCTGACGATGCAGTCGACGCGCTGCACGATTCCATCTTCCGCATCCTGCTCACACACATGATGGGCGACGCCCGCACCATCACGCCGTCCCTGGAGCTCCTTCTGGTAAGCCGAAACCTCGAGCGCGTTGCGGACCTCGCAACCAACATCGGCGAGGACGCGGTATATCTCGCAGAAGGAAAGCAGATCAAGCATCACTTTGAAGACTGA
- the pstB gene encoding phosphate ABC transporter ATP-binding protein PstB has protein sequence MEAVDFSFFYGKKQALFNVSLAIEPHSVTALIGPSGCGKSTFLRSINRMNDTIPGTRQEGSILLDGTDVYARGTDVVSLRQRVGMVFQRWNPFPASIYDNVTYGPRINGVTSRAQLDEFAEDALRRAALWDEVKDRLRRSALGLSGGQQQRLCIARALANRPEVLLLDEPASALDPIATRKIEQLLHELKSELTIVIVTHNLQQAARISTRTAFFFLGELVEADSTDRMFTRPREDRTEAYITGRFG, from the coding sequence ATCGAGGCTGTCGACTTCTCCTTCTTCTATGGAAAGAAGCAGGCATTGTTCAACGTGTCGCTTGCGATCGAGCCACACAGCGTCACCGCGCTCATTGGCCCGTCAGGCTGCGGTAAATCGACATTCCTCCGGTCGATCAACCGGATGAACGACACGATTCCCGGCACGCGCCAGGAAGGCTCGATACTCCTGGATGGAACAGACGTATATGCGCGTGGCACGGATGTTGTCTCACTCCGGCAGCGCGTTGGCATGGTTTTTCAACGCTGGAATCCGTTTCCGGCATCGATCTATGACAACGTTACGTACGGTCCACGCATCAACGGCGTGACGTCACGCGCCCAGCTCGACGAGTTCGCGGAGGATGCTTTGCGTCGCGCAGCACTCTGGGATGAGGTGAAGGACCGCCTGCGCAGGAGCGCGCTTGGGCTCTCCGGTGGACAGCAACAGCGCCTGTGCATCGCGCGCGCACTCGCAAATCGGCCCGAGGTTCTCCTGTTGGATGAGCCGGCTAGCGCGCTCGATCCGATTGCGACGCGCAAGATCGAGCAGTTGCTTCACGAGCTCAAGTCGGAGCTAACGATCGTGATCGTTACCCACAACCTGCAACAAGCGGCACGCATCTCGACGCGCACCGCGTTCTTCTTCCTCGGCGAGCTGGTCGAGGCTGACAGCACGGATAGAATGTTCACGCGACCGCGCGAGGACCGCACCGAGGCATACATCACAGGGAGATTCGGATGA
- the pstB gene encoding phosphate ABC transporter ATP-binding protein PstB, giving the protein MAAAGTDGSVARLEATGLNAYFGQRHAVKDVTLTLDPRSVTAIIGPSGCGKSTLLRCLNRMHETVPGARTSGSVTLDGEQLYGGGTSAIAVRRHVGMVFQRPTPFPTMSIRDNVAAGLRTHGSVPSRSHIDDIVEDALRRAALWQEVKDRLGTGAIALSGGQQQRLCIARALATKPRVLLLDEPTASLDPSSTQKIEELVYELRSTVTVGIVTHNMQQAARVSDRTAFMLDGALIEAASTNTLFTAPSDPRTEAYITGRFG; this is encoded by the coding sequence ATCGCAGCCGCCGGCACGGACGGATCCGTCGCACGTCTCGAAGCCACAGGGTTGAATGCGTACTTCGGACAGCGGCACGCAGTGAAGGATGTGACACTCACACTCGACCCGCGCAGCGTCACCGCGATCATAGGCCCGTCCGGCTGTGGCAAGTCCACACTGTTACGCTGCCTGAATCGGATGCATGAAACCGTGCCCGGTGCGCGCACGAGCGGCAGTGTGACACTGGACGGCGAGCAGCTCTACGGCGGTGGGACAAGCGCCATTGCGGTCAGGCGACATGTCGGCATGGTATTTCAGCGGCCGACGCCATTCCCCACCATGTCGATCCGCGACAACGTGGCCGCTGGACTGAGAACGCACGGCAGTGTGCCGTCGCGCTCGCACATCGACGACATAGTCGAGGACGCACTCCGCCGCGCCGCCCTCTGGCAGGAAGTCAAGGATCGCCTCGGCACCGGCGCCATCGCACTTTCCGGCGGACAACAACAACGCCTCTGCATCGCGCGTGCACTGGCTACCAAACCGCGTGTGCTGTTACTGGATGAGCCGACGGCGTCGCTCGATCCTTCCAGTACCCAGAAGATCGAGGAGCTCGTGTATGAGCTTCGCTCCACTGTTACGGTTGGAATCGTTACGCACAACATGCAGCAGGCAGCGCGTGTCTCGGATCGCACCGCGTTCATGCTAGACGGCGCATTGATCGAAGCCGCGTCGACCAACACGCTGTTTACCGCGCCGAGTGATCCGCGCACCGAAGCATATATTACAGGGAGGTTCGGATGA
- the pstA gene encoding phosphate ABC transporter permease PstA yields MTTGVIPRSTRLNRAKRRGVSGVMVALTYLAAALATLPLLFIVIHIVKLGAGAISVDLFTKMPQPVGEAGGGMANAISGTLILIGIAAAVGVPIGIGAGLYLAEHKRTPLANTVRFLSDVLNGIPSIVMGIFAWQLLVRPVGHFSALSGGVALGAMIIPLVTRTTEEMIRIVPNSLREAALALGYQRWRTSLSVILRTAMPGIVTGALVAIARIAGETAPLLFTAFGNQFWSTSLRQPIAALPLQIFTYAISPYDEWHSLAWAGALVLIGIVLIISIAARFATRSRFGAAVD; encoded by the coding sequence ATGACCACCGGCGTGATACCGCGCTCGACGCGCTTGAACCGGGCCAAGCGCCGCGGTGTGAGCGGAGTGATGGTCGCGCTGACATACCTCGCGGCGGCGCTTGCGACACTGCCGCTGCTCTTCATCGTCATACATATCGTCAAGCTGGGGGCCGGCGCGATCAGCGTCGATCTATTTACGAAGATGCCCCAACCTGTCGGCGAGGCAGGTGGCGGAATGGCGAATGCTATTTCGGGAACCCTGATTCTTATCGGCATCGCCGCGGCGGTCGGGGTGCCCATCGGCATCGGTGCGGGATTGTATCTCGCCGAGCACAAGCGAACGCCGCTCGCGAATACGGTGCGGTTTCTGTCAGACGTGCTGAATGGCATTCCGTCGATAGTGATGGGTATCTTCGCATGGCAGCTCCTCGTCCGACCCGTCGGCCATTTCTCGGCTCTCTCCGGCGGTGTCGCGCTCGGCGCGATGATCATTCCGCTGGTGACGCGGACCACGGAGGAGATGATCCGCATCGTTCCCAATTCGCTTCGCGAAGCGGCGCTCGCACTCGGGTATCAGCGCTGGCGCACATCGCTCAGCGTGATCCTGCGCACCGCGATGCCCGGAATCGTAACGGGGGCGCTGGTCGCGATCGCGCGAATCGCCGGCGAGACGGCTCCGCTGCTCTTCACCGCGTTCGGCAATCAGTTCTGGTCTACGTCACTGCGGCAACCGATCGCTGCGCTGCCGTTGCAGATCTTCACGTACGCGATCAGCCCATACGACGAATGGCATTCTCTCGCCTGGGCGGGAGCGCTGGTCCTGATCGGCATAGTGCTGATCATTAGCATCGCCGCGCGGTTCGCCACGCGGTCGCGATTCGGAGCCGCCGTTGACTGA
- the pstC gene encoding phosphate ABC transporter permease subunit PstC produces the protein MDGIERIRGMSGAERETTARVSIVGSDLGDRVYSVMTTAFAVCIPLLLIAIAIEIGRAAWPALHQFGFGFLTSSEWDVPAGKYGAAPAIFGTIVSSFIALLIATPLALGVAIFLSEFAPRWLQQPVAFLVDLLAAIPSVVYGLWGIFVMIPLLREDVVPFLRDTLHLGATPFFAGPAYGPSMLAAGIILAIMALPYISAVSREVLRAVPRSQREAALALGATRWEVIRDAVIPNARSGIIGGVILGLGRALGETMAVTMVIGNRAEISSSLLAPGYTMASLIANEFSEATSDMHLSALMAVGAVLFVITIIVNAIARWLVWSVSVRNEA, from the coding sequence ATGGACGGCATCGAAAGAATTCGCGGAATGAGCGGCGCTGAGCGCGAAACGACCGCACGCGTGTCGATCGTCGGCTCCGATCTGGGTGACCGCGTCTACTCTGTGATGACGACGGCGTTTGCGGTCTGCATCCCGCTGCTGCTCATCGCCATTGCGATCGAGATCGGACGCGCGGCATGGCCTGCCCTGCACCAGTTCGGATTCGGATTCCTGACGTCGAGCGAATGGGACGTTCCGGCGGGCAAGTACGGTGCTGCGCCTGCCATTTTCGGCACGATCGTCTCCTCGTTCATCGCGCTGCTCATCGCGACTCCGCTCGCACTGGGTGTCGCGATCTTCCTGTCCGAGTTCGCCCCGCGCTGGCTGCAACAACCAGTGGCATTTCTGGTGGATCTGCTCGCCGCCATTCCCAGCGTGGTTTACGGCCTGTGGGGAATCTTTGTCATGATTCCGCTGCTGCGCGAAGACGTCGTGCCATTTCTGCGTGACACCCTCCATCTCGGCGCAACGCCGTTCTTTGCGGGGCCCGCGTACGGTCCAAGCATGCTGGCGGCTGGAATCATTCTCGCCATCATGGCGCTTCCCTACATCTCAGCGGTGTCACGCGAGGTTCTCCGCGCCGTTCCGCGCTCGCAGCGCGAGGCGGCTCTGGCACTTGGTGCAACACGCTGGGAAGTAATACGCGATGCCGTGATCCCGAATGCACGCTCGGGCATAATCGGCGGCGTAATACTCGGCCTCGGCCGCGCCCTCGGTGAGACCATGGCGGTCACCATGGTGATCGGAAATCGTGCAGAGATATCGTCATCGCTGCTGGCGCCCGGCTACACAATGGCGTCGCTCATCGCGAACGAATTCAGTGAAGCGACCAGCGACATGCATCTCTCGGCGCTCATGGCCGTCGGCGCGGTGCTGTTCGTCATCACCATCATCGTCAACGCGATCGCGCGCTGGCTGGTGTGGAGTGTATCCGTGAGGAACGAAGCATGA
- a CDS encoding DUF2784 domain-containing protein: protein MIDHLLAGAVITIHAAFVLFVVAGGFLALRWHRLVWVHVPAAVWGVLIEYGGWICPLTPLENTLRARAGVAGYSGGFIEHYILRTLYPSGLDSHARLALGSFALLVNVAAYTLIVRLHTRSKRPVTPA from the coding sequence ATGATCGATCACCTGCTTGCCGGCGCCGTAATCACCATCCACGCGGCGTTCGTTCTCTTCGTCGTCGCCGGTGGATTCCTCGCGCTCCGCTGGCATCGTCTCGTATGGGTGCACGTTCCGGCTGCCGTGTGGGGTGTGTTGATCGAATATGGCGGCTGGATCTGTCCGCTCACACCGCTCGAGAACACGTTGCGCGCGCGGGCCGGCGTTGCGGGTTACTCCGGCGGATTCATCGAGCACTACATTCTGCGAACGTTGTACCCATCCGGCCTCGACTCGCACGCACGCCTTGCGCTCGGCAGTTTCGCCCTGCTCGTGAACGTCGCCGCATACACGCTGATCGTTCGCCTGCACACCCGATCAAAGCGACCCGTTACGCCCGCCTGA